The Flavobacteriales bacterium DNA window GCCAAGAAGAGCTCAAGATCCAACGAGGAAACCTCCAGGCCAAAGAAGCCCTGATCGAGGAGCTACGCACCCTCATACAGGATGAAGAGAATATCGGTAGGGCCTTCAATCAGTTCAATGAAATCAGAGAGCGCTGGAATGAAGTGGGCGATGTACCACGTGACCAGTACAGCCGTACGCAGACCGAGTTCTCCCGATTGCAGGAGACTTTCTATTACAACATAAGCATCTACAAGGAACTGGCCGACCATGACAAGAAGGTCAATCTGAAGAAGAAGAAAGAACTCGTAGCCCAAGTACGTGCCCTGGAGAAGGAAAACAATATCCAAGAACTCGATCGAGCAGTTAAAGGGCTGATCAAAAAATGGGATGACATAGGCGCTACTTTCCAGCACGAGTGGGAAGTGGTCAAAGAAGAATTCTGGGGTGAAGCACGCAAGCACATCGCCAAGGTCAATGACCACTATGAGCATCAGCGGGCCCAGATGGCCGAGAATCTGGAAAAGAAGAAGGCCCTCATCAAACAAGTGGAAGACATTGCTGAGAAGGATCGTTCCAAGCGCAAAGAGTGGAATAACAGCACTGATAAAGTCCTTGCTATACAAGAAGCTTGGAAGAAGGTAGGATTCAGCAAGGAGAACGAGTCTGTCTGGAAGGAATTCCGTGAAGCCTGTGACCGATTTTTCGATGCCAAGAAGGAATTCTACAAGGGACAATCAGAGGTGTACGAGGCCCGAAAGGGAAAGAAACTGGAACTGATCAAAAAAGCCGAAGAGCTCTCCGCCAGCACCGACTGGAAAGATACAGCCGATCAATTGATCAACCTACAGAAAGACTGGAAAGAGATCGGCCCCACCTTCCAGAAGGACGAGAACAAACTCTGGAAGCAGTTTAGGAGCCATTGCGACAGTTTCTTCAATGCGCGCAATCGCAGCTTCAAGGAGCGTGAAAAGGAAGAAAAGGAGAACTTGAAGGTCAAAGAAGACATCATTGAACGCATCAAGGCCTTCACTCCATCCGATGCTAAAGCTCAAAATCTGGAGACCCTGAAGGGATTCAGCCAAGAGTGGAATCAGATAGGCCATGTACCTTTCAAGCAGAAAGACCGCATCTATAAGGAGTACAAAGAGGCACTGGACAAGCACTACAAGCAATTGAGGCTGGATGACCAAGAGAAGAGATCGATCGCCATGCAACACAAACTCGATTCCATCAAGAACGACCCTCGCTCAGTGAATCGTGAGAAACAGCATATCCGCAGGCAGATCGACAAGCTCGCTCAGGATATCAAGCAGTATGAGAACAATCTGGGCTTCTTCAACGACCGTTCAGGGAAGAATCCGTTGATGATAGAAGTCGAGAAGAAGATCGATAGGAACAAGAAACGCATCGATGAGCTCAAACAGATGCTCAAGATGATCGATAAGGCCTCAGTCTGAAGCCGTCCATGCATAGCGTTTCAGAGCGGTCTGATCATCGGTCGAGAGTTTGAGTTCATAATCACCTGTCGCCATCTGACTCATATCCAACTCCACCTCGAGCATACCCTCGGGGGCTTCACCGTTGAAGAGTTCTGTAGCCCGGCCATTCTCATCGGTCAAACTCAGCTCGATAAACTGAGATACTGGTACTTCCACCTTGATCGACTGTTTTCTCAACAGCACATTGCCATCCAAGGGATAGAGATAGGCATAGCGCCTCAGGTTCACGTCCGAACGCCATTTCTGCAGTAACCAACGATAGATCGATACCAAGAGGACCAAGGAAGCGACCACCACACTGGCGATCTTCAACTTCTCCTCATGCAATGACCACCACTCTTCCATCTGTCCTACAATGAGATGATTCCCTCGATCTCCGAAACATCTTCATAGCGCTGGAAGATGACATCAGCACTCAGCACCATCTCCTTAATGGTGACACTGGTGTACTTTCCGGTACTCGATGACTTCAAAGAGTACTCTACATCTTCAGGAAAGCGTTCTTTCAATTCCGCCAACTTATCGATGTCCGTTGGAAAGATGAACTTGTATATATAGACCGAAGGCCATGTATGGAATGCCTCCAATTTCTGTCTCAGATCCTCTCTTTTCTCATCATCCATATCCGCTGCAAATATCCGCATTTACAGCTAAAATCCATCGATTCAAGTAGATTGAACCAATCCTGGACTGAGGTGTATATTGTAGTATGAAATCGATGAGCCTTTTGATGCGATCACTTCTGTGTCCCATCTTGCTGTTGTTGGCGCTAGTCTCCCAAGGGCAAGAGACCCTTCAGGACACCTTGAAGGATTCCAATGTGTTGAAGAGGAGTGCGGTCCCCGCTGAAATGGAGGATATGAAGGAGCGTAATGAAGAGGATTCCGAAGTCCTTCAGAATTCCTCCTCGCTATCAGAAGATGATTTCCAAGTCCATTTCGATACCTATCTCGAAAGTGACCAGAAGCTCAGTCTGGCTCCTTCCCTTCTGCAGGCCTACCAATTGAATCCATCGCATCCTGAAGTGATAGGCTCTTGTGTGGAGTTGTATGGAATGTCTGGGAATCAAGCATCTCTATCTCAGATAATGGATATCGCAGAAGATAAAGGACTCTATCGTGATATGATGGACTATGCAGAATTGCTAGGAGGCGTACAGGAGCCCAGTACCCTACTTTTCACACAAGGAGAGACCGACACCCGTCCGTTGATCCTCAGCACCGGTCTGAATCCCGGATCTCCCTTCGTTATCCGAGTCAGTTGGTTGAATGACACCCTCTTCCTCGATCGATTGTCGCAGATGGGT harbors:
- a CDS encoding DUF349 domain-containing protein is translated as QEELKIQRGNLQAKEALIEELRTLIQDEENIGRAFNQFNEIRERWNEVGDVPRDQYSRTQTEFSRLQETFYYNISIYKELADHDKKVNLKKKKELVAQVRALEKENNIQELDRAVKGLIKKWDDIGATFQHEWEVVKEEFWGEARKHIAKVNDHYEHQRAQMAENLEKKKALIKQVEDIAEKDRSKRKEWNNSTDKVLAIQEAWKKVGFSKENESVWKEFREACDRFFDAKKEFYKGQSEVYEARKGKKLELIKKAEELSASTDWKDTADQLINLQKDWKEIGPTFQKDENKLWKQFRSHCDSFFNARNRSFKEREKEEKENLKVKEDIIERIKAFTPSDAKAQNLETLKGFSQEWNQIGHVPFKQKDRIYKEYKEALDKHYKQLRLDDQEKRSIAMQHKLDSIKNDPRSVNREKQHIRRQIDKLAQDIKQYENNLGFFNDRSGKNPLMIEVEKKIDRNKKRIDELKQMLKMIDKASV
- a CDS encoding DUF493 family protein, translating into MRIFAADMDDEKREDLRQKLEAFHTWPSVYIYKFIFPTDIDKLAELKERFPEDVEYSLKSSSTGKYTSVTIKEMVLSADVIFQRYEDVSEIEGIISL